A window of Corallococcus macrosporus DSM 14697 contains these coding sequences:
- the thrS gene encoding threonine--tRNA ligase: MLDEHDHRALGQRLDLFHLQEEAPGMVFWHPRGLLLYRLLEEHVRQRMRREGYQEVRTPQLYAQPLWERSGHWDNFRQHMFLVEDGARHLGMKPVSCPGHIELVQRMAPSYRDLPLRLGEFGLVHRAEPGGALHGLFRLRQFTQDDGHIFCAEAQVVPEVVGFARSLKDFYAGFGFDDVQVAFSGRPASRAGRDELWDKAESWLLAAAREAGLHCHMQPGEGAFYGPKLEFVLKDRLGRAWQCGTIQLDLVLPERFDLHYVDASGARVRPVMLHRALLGSLERFIGVLLEHHGGALPAWLAPRQVVVAAVGEAAGDYAERFAAQLREAGCRASVDRRGESLSRKVVDAHAAGVPWLVVAGAREMAAGNVRLRQRDGAQRDLSWGAAVAELVAACRPAPDAC, translated from the coding sequence ATGCTCGACGAACACGACCACCGCGCGCTGGGCCAACGCCTGGACCTCTTCCACCTGCAGGAGGAGGCACCCGGGATGGTGTTCTGGCACCCGCGCGGACTGCTGCTGTACCGGCTGCTGGAGGAGCACGTCCGCCAGCGCATGCGGCGCGAGGGCTACCAGGAGGTCCGCACCCCGCAGCTCTACGCGCAGCCACTGTGGGAGCGCAGCGGCCACTGGGACAACTTCCGGCAGCACATGTTCCTGGTGGAGGACGGCGCGCGGCACCTGGGCATGAAGCCGGTGAGCTGCCCTGGCCACATCGAGCTGGTGCAGCGCATGGCGCCCAGCTACCGCGACCTGCCGCTGCGCCTGGGCGAGTTCGGGCTGGTGCACCGCGCGGAGCCCGGCGGCGCGCTCCACGGCCTGTTCCGCCTGCGGCAGTTCACCCAGGATGACGGCCACATCTTCTGCGCCGAAGCGCAGGTGGTGCCGGAGGTGGTCGGCTTCGCCCGCTCACTGAAGGACTTCTACGCGGGCTTCGGCTTCGACGACGTCCAGGTGGCCTTCTCCGGCCGGCCCGCGTCGCGCGCGGGGCGCGACGAGCTCTGGGACAAGGCCGAGTCCTGGCTGCTCGCCGCCGCGCGGGAAGCGGGGCTCCACTGCCACATGCAGCCGGGCGAAGGCGCCTTCTACGGGCCCAAGCTGGAGTTCGTGCTGAAGGACCGGCTGGGGCGCGCGTGGCAGTGCGGCACCATCCAACTGGACCTCGTGCTGCCGGAGCGCTTCGACCTCCACTACGTCGACGCCTCCGGGGCCCGCGTCCGTCCGGTGATGCTTCACCGCGCGCTGCTGGGCAGCCTGGAGCGCTTCATCGGCGTCCTGCTGGAGCACCACGGGGGCGCGCTGCCGGCCTGGCTGGCCCCGCGGCAGGTGGTGGTGGCCGCCGTGGGTGAAGCGGCCGGAGATTACGCCGAGCGCTTCGCCGCGCAGCTCCGGGAGGCGGGCTGCCGCGCCAGCGTGGACCGCCGGGGCGAGTCCCTGTCACGCAAGGTCGTGGACGCGCACGCGGCCGGTGTCCCGTGGCTGGTGGTGGCGGGGGCGCGGGAGATGGCCGCGGGCAACGTCCGCCTGCGGCAGCGGGACGGCGCGCAGCGGGACCTCTCGTGGGGCGCCGCGGTGGCGGAGCTCGTCGCGGCGTGCCGGCCGGCCCCGGACGCCTGCTGA
- a CDS encoding DUF2019 domain-containing protein has product MTLEELVEQFARNVAAQTDAIHRGDSRTGNKHAKQYTAALQALRAQGDTGRDALAVLLKHPRTDVRAMAAAFLLRYRTAEAKAVLEAAANEGGVSAIGAIMTLRRWKDGTWALDPE; this is encoded by the coding sequence ATGACGTTGGAAGAACTGGTCGAGCAGTTTGCTCGGAATGTCGCGGCCCAGACTGATGCCATTCACCGAGGAGATTCCAGGACGGGAAACAAGCATGCCAAGCAGTACACCGCCGCGCTTCAGGCACTCCGCGCACAGGGGGATACGGGGCGGGACGCCCTCGCCGTGCTGCTGAAGCATCCACGTACGGACGTTCGAGCCATGGCGGCTGCGTTTCTGCTCCGCTACCGGACGGCGGAAGCGAAGGCGGTCCTGGAAGCGGCAGCGAACGAGGGAGGGGTTTCCGCCATCGGAGCGATCATGACACTACGCCGCTGGAAGGACGGCACCTGGGCGCTTGACCCGGAGTAG
- a CDS encoding CBS domain-containing protein produces MRIGELMTKNLETIEAGEPIRAAALRMRTCNIGSLPVLEKGQLVGMLTDRDIAVRSAALGQDPNTTPVREVMTATVITCDVDATLEVAEQTMEEKMVRRLVVVDGERRPVGLLSLDDLATVPEEVLHAGEVLERLQQV; encoded by the coding sequence ATGCGGATTGGCGAGCTGATGACCAAGAACCTGGAGACCATCGAGGCGGGGGAGCCCATCCGGGCCGCCGCGTTGAGGATGCGCACGTGCAACATCGGCTCCCTGCCGGTGCTGGAGAAGGGACAGCTCGTGGGCATGCTGACGGACCGGGACATCGCGGTCCGGTCCGCCGCGCTGGGACAGGACCCGAACACCACGCCCGTGCGCGAGGTGATGACGGCCACGGTCATCACCTGCGACGTGGACGCGACGCTCGAGGTGGCGGAGCAGACGATGGAGGAGAAGATGGTGCGCCGCCTCGTCGTGGTGGACGGTGAGCGGCGGCCCGTGGGGCTCTTGAGCCTGGATGACCTGGCCACGGTGCCGGAGGAGGTCCTCCACGCGGGCGAGGTGCTGGAGCGGCTCCAGCAGGTCTGA
- a CDS encoding DUF2383 domain-containing protein, which translates to MASTNKDVETLNSFLRGEISAVETYRQAIGHVSDGLARDALEYCQHDHEHRVEELRDLIQKMGGEPAKGSGMWGTFAKLVQGGADVLGEKAAIQALEEGEDHGLADYQRDADQVHGEARRFVRMELLPAQKRTHERLSRLKRTLH; encoded by the coding sequence ATGGCGAGCACCAACAAGGACGTCGAGACGCTCAACTCCTTCCTGCGCGGCGAAATCTCCGCCGTGGAGACCTATCGTCAGGCGATCGGGCACGTGTCGGACGGACTGGCCCGTGACGCGCTGGAGTACTGCCAGCACGACCACGAGCACCGGGTCGAGGAGCTCCGCGACCTCATCCAGAAGATGGGCGGTGAGCCCGCCAAGGGCTCCGGCATGTGGGGCACCTTCGCCAAGCTGGTGCAAGGCGGCGCGGACGTCCTGGGCGAGAAGGCCGCCATCCAGGCGCTGGAGGAGGGCGAGGACCATGGCCTGGCCGACTACCAGCGGGACGCGGACCAGGTGCATGGCGAGGCCCGCCGCTTCGTGCGGATGGAGCTGCTCCCCGCCCAGAAGCGGACGCATGAGCGGCTCAGCCGCCTCAAGCGCACCCTGCACTGA
- a CDS encoding precorrin-2 dehydrogenase/sirohydrochlorin ferrochelatase family protein, which translates to MSAAMPSHPMDYPVCLRLEGRSVLLVGGGAIAEGRALAVLDAGARLRVIAPRATDTLRTLAEGGHLEWLPRPYEAGDARGQHLVLAATDDAAVSRQVAAEARALGVWVNTADEPELCDFTLPSIGRRGPITVAVSSAGQAPALASHLRKTLTAQVTRHHVWRARLSGWLREHLPRGTERQQLLKQVAVGDIGVLLEQGERKAAWARLRADLRALKVPGETP; encoded by the coding sequence ATGAGCGCCGCCATGCCTTCACATCCCATGGACTATCCCGTGTGCCTTCGACTGGAAGGGCGCTCCGTCCTGCTGGTGGGCGGCGGCGCCATCGCGGAGGGCCGCGCGCTGGCGGTGCTCGACGCCGGCGCGAGGCTGCGCGTCATCGCGCCACGCGCCACCGACACCCTCCGGACGCTCGCCGAGGGCGGGCACCTGGAGTGGCTGCCCCGCCCCTACGAGGCCGGCGACGCGCGCGGCCAGCACCTGGTGCTCGCGGCCACCGATGACGCGGCCGTGAGCCGGCAGGTGGCGGCGGAGGCCCGCGCCCTGGGCGTGTGGGTCAACACCGCGGACGAGCCCGAGCTGTGTGACTTCACCCTGCCCTCCATCGGCAGGCGGGGCCCCATCACCGTCGCGGTGTCCAGCGCGGGTCAGGCGCCCGCCCTGGCGAGCCACCTGCGCAAGACGCTCACCGCCCAGGTGACGCGCCACCACGTCTGGCGGGCCCGGCTCAGCGGCTGGCTGCGCGAGCACCTGCCCCGGGGCACCGAGCGCCAGCAACTCCTGAAGCAGGTGGCGGTGGGCGACATCGGCGTGCTGCTGGAGCAGGGCGAGCGCAAGGCGGCCTGGGCACGGCTGCGCGCGGACCTGCGGGCCTTGAAGGTTCCTGGAGAGACACCATGA
- the purL gene encoding phosphoribosylformylglycinamidine synthase encodes MSSMHTLRGAPALSDFRLAKLLAQCRERVPSVSSLYAEYVHLIDAPAPLTEADLATLGRLLDYGPRVATGAHTGGLLLVVPRPGTISPWSSKATDIAHNCGLGERVRRMERGTAFFIAGPDGRALQDAELERLKPVLHDRMTQAVVGRLEDAAILFAGHTPRPFTTVDVLGGGRAALVTANRELGLALADDEMDYLVARFTELKRNPTDVELMMFAQANSEHCRHKIFNASWTIDGKPQERSLFQAIKNTYVQHKEGVLGAYKDNAAVIEGFEVDRFFPSPESGEWGSVREPAHIMIKVETHNHPTAISPYPGAATGAGGEIRDEGATGRGARPKAGLTGFSVSHLRIPGFEQPWEQPYGKPDRIVSALDIMVDGPLGGAAFNNEFGRPNLTGYFRSYEVQVPTPGGVEVRGYHKPIMIAGGLGNIRAPHVQKGRLQPGDKLIVLGGPAMLIGLGGGAASSMAQGASAADLDFASVQRDNAEMERRCQEVIDGCWAQGDKNPIRSIHDVGAGGLSNAVPELAHDNDLGGRLELRAVPNAEPGMSPVEIWCNEAQERYVLGVAPEDLARFAALCERERAPFAVLGDATAEQTLKLGDTQFGNAPIDLPMDVLFGKPPRMHRDVMSRPLSFAPLTLDGSLEVLAERVLSHPTVAGKSFLITIGDRTVSGLSSRDQMVGPWQVPVADCAVTLSTVTSTTGEAMAMGERTPLALIDAAASARMAVGEALTNIAAARIGKLSDVKLSANWMAAAGSPGEDASLYAAVHAVGMELCPALGLTIPVGKDSMSMRTVWEEQGTRKAVTAPVSLIISAFAPVLDVRKSLTPQLVDVADDTRLLFIDLARGKQRLGGSVVAHVHGQVGPESPDVEDPALLRGFFAAVQALSEAGVLLAYHDRSDGGLWATLCEMAFAGRCGLDVDLAPLGGDVAAALFNEELGAVVQVRASDVARVREVLAQQGLSRDVHELGRPQPSLQVRVRRGGDTLLAKDTLALRRTWSRVSHEMQKLRDNPTCADQEAAARCDAEDPGLSPKLTFDPAQDVAAPFIAKGARPRVAVLREQGVNSQQEMAAAFTRAGFAAVDVHMSDILSGRVSLEGFKGVMACGGFSYGDVLGAGGGWAKSILFNPRARDAFAAFFARPDSFGLGVCNGCQMMSQLKDIIPGAEHFPRFVRNASEQYEARLSLVEVSKTPSLFYQGMEGSRMLIVTSHGEGRAEFPSAEDAARVNGLGLVTTRWVDNHGRVAETYPANPNGSPHGIAGLTTRDGRFTITMPHPERVHRSVQHSWRPREWGDDGPWMRMFRNARVWLG; translated from the coding sequence ATGTCCAGCATGCATACCCTGCGTGGGGCCCCGGCCCTCTCTGACTTCAGGCTCGCCAAACTCCTGGCCCAGTGCCGTGAGCGCGTGCCCTCCGTTTCGTCCCTCTACGCGGAGTACGTGCACCTCATCGATGCTCCGGCGCCCCTCACCGAGGCGGACCTGGCCACGCTGGGCCGCCTGCTCGACTACGGGCCCCGCGTGGCCACGGGCGCGCACACCGGCGGCCTGCTGCTGGTGGTGCCGCGGCCGGGCACCATCTCGCCCTGGTCCTCGAAGGCCACGGACATCGCGCACAACTGCGGCCTGGGCGAGCGCGTGCGGCGCATGGAGCGCGGCACGGCCTTCTTCATCGCGGGCCCCGACGGGCGCGCGCTGCAGGACGCGGAGCTGGAGCGCCTGAAGCCGGTGCTGCATGACCGGATGACGCAGGCGGTGGTGGGGCGGCTGGAGGACGCGGCCATCCTGTTCGCGGGACACACGCCCCGGCCCTTCACGACGGTGGACGTGCTGGGCGGCGGCCGCGCGGCGCTGGTGACCGCCAACCGCGAGCTGGGCCTGGCCCTGGCCGATGACGAGATGGACTACCTGGTGGCGCGCTTCACCGAGCTGAAGCGCAACCCCACTGACGTCGAGCTGATGATGTTCGCGCAGGCCAACAGCGAGCACTGCCGGCACAAGATCTTCAACGCGAGCTGGACCATCGACGGCAAGCCGCAGGAGCGCTCGCTCTTTCAGGCCATCAAGAACACCTACGTCCAGCACAAGGAAGGCGTGCTCGGCGCGTACAAGGACAACGCGGCCGTCATCGAAGGCTTCGAGGTGGACCGCTTCTTCCCGTCCCCCGAGTCCGGTGAGTGGGGCTCCGTGCGCGAGCCGGCCCACATCATGATCAAGGTGGAGACGCACAACCACCCGACGGCCATCTCCCCGTACCCGGGCGCGGCCACCGGCGCGGGCGGCGAGATTCGCGACGAAGGGGCCACCGGCCGTGGCGCCCGGCCCAAGGCGGGCCTCACCGGCTTCAGCGTGAGCCACCTGCGCATCCCGGGCTTCGAGCAGCCCTGGGAGCAGCCCTACGGCAAGCCGGACCGCATCGTCTCCGCGCTGGACATCATGGTGGACGGGCCGCTGGGCGGCGCGGCCTTCAACAACGAGTTCGGCCGGCCGAACCTCACGGGCTACTTCCGCAGCTACGAGGTGCAGGTCCCCACGCCCGGCGGCGTGGAGGTGCGCGGCTACCACAAGCCCATCATGATTGCCGGCGGCCTGGGCAACATCCGCGCGCCGCACGTGCAGAAGGGGCGCCTGCAGCCGGGGGACAAGCTCATCGTCCTGGGCGGACCCGCGATGCTCATCGGCCTGGGCGGTGGCGCGGCGTCCTCCATGGCGCAGGGCGCGAGCGCGGCGGACCTCGACTTCGCCTCCGTACAGCGGGACAACGCGGAGATGGAGCGCCGCTGCCAGGAGGTCATCGACGGCTGCTGGGCGCAGGGCGACAAGAACCCCATCCGCTCCATCCACGACGTGGGCGCCGGTGGCCTGTCCAACGCGGTGCCGGAGCTGGCCCACGACAATGATTTGGGCGGCCGGCTGGAGCTGCGCGCGGTGCCCAACGCCGAGCCGGGCATGTCGCCGGTGGAGATCTGGTGCAACGAGGCGCAGGAGCGCTACGTGCTGGGCGTGGCGCCGGAGGACCTGGCCCGCTTCGCCGCCCTGTGTGAGCGCGAGCGCGCGCCCTTCGCCGTGCTGGGCGACGCCACCGCCGAGCAGACCCTGAAGCTGGGGGACACGCAGTTCGGCAACGCGCCCATCGACCTGCCCATGGACGTGCTGTTCGGCAAGCCGCCGCGCATGCACCGTGACGTGATGTCGCGCCCGCTGTCGTTCGCGCCGCTGACGCTGGACGGCTCGCTGGAGGTGCTGGCGGAGCGCGTCCTGAGCCACCCCACGGTGGCGGGCAAGAGCTTCCTCATCACCATTGGTGACCGCACCGTGTCCGGGCTCAGCAGCCGGGACCAGATGGTGGGCCCCTGGCAGGTGCCGGTGGCGGACTGCGCGGTGACGCTGTCCACCGTGACGAGCACCACGGGTGAGGCCATGGCCATGGGCGAGCGCACGCCGCTGGCCCTCATCGACGCGGCGGCCTCGGCGCGCATGGCGGTGGGCGAGGCGCTTACGAACATCGCCGCGGCCCGTATCGGCAAGCTGTCCGACGTGAAGCTGTCCGCCAACTGGATGGCCGCCGCGGGCAGCCCGGGCGAGGACGCCAGCCTCTACGCCGCCGTCCACGCGGTGGGCATGGAGCTGTGCCCCGCGCTGGGCCTCACCATCCCCGTGGGCAAGGACTCCATGTCCATGCGCACCGTCTGGGAGGAGCAGGGCACGCGCAAGGCCGTCACGGCGCCGGTGTCGCTCATCATCTCCGCGTTCGCGCCGGTGCTGGACGTGCGCAAGTCCCTCACGCCGCAGCTCGTGGACGTGGCGGACGACACGCGGCTGCTCTTCATCGACCTGGCGCGCGGGAAGCAGCGGCTGGGCGGCTCCGTGGTGGCGCACGTCCACGGGCAGGTGGGGCCGGAGAGCCCGGACGTGGAGGACCCGGCGCTGCTGCGCGGCTTCTTCGCGGCGGTGCAGGCGCTCAGCGAGGCTGGCGTGCTGCTGGCGTACCACGACCGCTCCGACGGCGGCCTGTGGGCCACGCTGTGCGAGATGGCCTTCGCGGGCCGCTGCGGCCTGGACGTGGACCTGGCCCCGCTGGGCGGTGACGTGGCGGCGGCCCTCTTCAACGAGGAGCTGGGCGCGGTGGTGCAGGTGCGCGCCTCGGACGTGGCGCGCGTGCGCGAGGTGTTGGCGCAGCAGGGCCTGTCTCGCGACGTCCACGAGCTGGGCCGCCCGCAGCCTTCGCTCCAGGTTCGCGTGCGCCGTGGTGGCGACACGCTGCTGGCGAAGGACACGCTGGCCTTGCGCCGCACCTGGTCTCGCGTCAGCCATGAGATGCAGAAGCTGCGCGACAACCCCACCTGCGCCGACCAGGAGGCCGCGGCGCGGTGTGACGCGGAGGACCCGGGGCTGTCGCCCAAGCTGACCTTCGACCCGGCGCAGGACGTGGCCGCGCCCTTCATCGCCAAGGGGGCCCGTCCGCGCGTGGCCGTGCTGCGCGAGCAGGGCGTCAACAGCCAGCAGGAGATGGCGGCGGCCTTCACGCGGGCGGGCTTCGCCGCGGTGGATGTCCACATGAGTGACATCCTGTCGGGGCGGGTGTCGCTCGAAGGCTTCAAGGGCGTGATGGCGTGCGGCGGCTTCTCCTACGGTGACGTTCTGGGCGCGGGTGGCGGGTGGGCGAAGTCCATCCTCTTCAACCCGCGCGCGCGGGACGCCTTCGCTGCCTTCTTCGCGCGGCCCGACAGCTTCGGCCTGGGCGTGTGCAACGGCTGCCAGATGATGTCGCAGCTCAAGGACATCATCCCGGGCGCGGAGCACTTCCCCCGCTTCGTGCGCAACGCCTCCGAGCAATACGAGGCGCGCCTGTCGCTGGTGGAGGTGTCGAAGACGCCGTCGCTCTTCTACCAGGGCATGGAAGGCAGCCGGATGCTCATCGTCACCTCGCACGGCGAGGGCCGCGCGGAGTTCCCCAGCGCGGAGGACGCCGCCCGCGTCAACGGGCTGGGCCTGGTGACGACGCGCTGGGTGGACAACCACGGGCGGGTGGCGGAGACGTACCCGGCGAACCCCAATGGCTCTCCGCACGGGATCGCGGGCCTGACGACGCGGGATGGCCGCTTCACCATCACCATGCCGCATCCGGAGCGGGTGCACCGCTCCGTGCAGCACTCGTGGCGGCCTCGCGAGTGGGGCGATGACGGCCCCTGGATGCGCATGTTTCGCAACGCCCGCGTCTGGCTGGGCTGA
- a CDS encoding metal-dependent hydrolase: MVSPHDPGRIRPRPHLKFPFDASFPRIWHRNGPGTTHLWNGLNLLFPQGERFFVRSVNHYLPRLADAPALRAQVKAFFAQEGKHAHEHQDYIELLESQGYDLHRFMQRYNAFLWGLVDGRLPPSLRLSITAALEHYTALMGEHTLTLGVFADGHPAMRGLIEWHAAEEIEHKAVAFDVLRLVAPGYGLRVLGMVLGVASLFALWFAATVMLLRQERGLGWTGLLRELWRAHRKDPVLFRVLGRGMWQYLRPSFHPLDNDNLALARAHLATLEASASDLPKREAA; encoded by the coding sequence ATGGTCTCCCCCCACGACCCCGGACGCATCCGGCCGCGACCGCACCTCAAGTTCCCCTTCGACGCGAGCTTCCCGCGCATCTGGCACCGCAACGGCCCTGGCACCACGCACCTGTGGAACGGGCTCAACCTGCTCTTCCCCCAGGGCGAGCGGTTCTTCGTGCGCAGCGTCAACCACTACCTGCCGCGGTTGGCGGACGCGCCAGCGCTGCGCGCCCAGGTGAAGGCCTTCTTCGCGCAGGAGGGCAAGCACGCGCACGAGCACCAGGACTACATCGAGCTGCTGGAGTCCCAGGGCTACGACCTCCACCGCTTCATGCAGCGCTACAACGCCTTCTTGTGGGGCCTCGTCGACGGGCGGCTGCCCCCGTCGCTGCGGCTGTCCATCACCGCCGCGTTGGAGCACTACACGGCGCTGATGGGGGAGCACACGCTGACGCTGGGGGTGTTCGCGGACGGCCACCCGGCGATGCGCGGCCTCATCGAATGGCACGCCGCGGAGGAGATTGAGCACAAGGCGGTGGCCTTCGACGTGCTGCGCCTGGTGGCGCCGGGCTATGGGCTGCGCGTGCTGGGCATGGTGCTGGGCGTGGCGTCGCTGTTCGCGCTGTGGTTCGCCGCCACGGTGATGTTGCTGCGCCAGGAGCGCGGCCTGGGGTGGACGGGGCTCCTCCGCGAGCTGTGGCGGGCCCACCGGAAGGACCCGGTACTGTTCCGTGTGCTGGGCCGGGGCATGTGGCAGTACCTGCGCCCGTCCTTCCACCCGTTGGACAACGACAACCTGGCGCTGGCGAGGGCGCACCTGGCGACGTTGGAGGCTTCGGCCTCGGACCTCCCGAAGCGCGAGGCGGCGTAG
- the cobA gene encoding uroporphyrinogen-III C-methyltransferase: protein MREQTRGRVFLVGAGPGDPELLTLRAARVLREADTVVHDRLVHPGVLEHARPHARLIYVGKEGGGDSVSQEEIHVLLIAQALLGRRVVRLKGGDAFVFGRGGEEALALEEAGIPYEVVPGLTAGTAVPAAAAIPVTHRGVSGAVTFATAYRGGSAPDWDFLAKAQTLVLYMAGSRLEETARALMGAGRAASTPAAVVEAGTWEHQRVVEAPLGRIAQAVARDGLGSPSLLIVGEVVSLRSRLPSLVAQGTPEHGHAPARVAEGGHE, encoded by the coding sequence ATGAGAGAGCAGACGAGAGGCCGCGTGTTCCTGGTCGGCGCGGGCCCGGGCGACCCGGAGCTGTTGACCTTGCGCGCCGCGCGCGTGCTCCGCGAGGCGGACACCGTCGTTCATGACCGGCTGGTCCACCCCGGCGTGCTGGAGCATGCGCGCCCCCACGCGCGGCTCATCTACGTGGGCAAGGAGGGGGGCGGCGACTCGGTGAGCCAGGAGGAGATTCACGTCCTCCTCATCGCCCAGGCGCTGCTGGGGCGCCGCGTGGTGCGGCTCAAGGGCGGGGACGCCTTCGTCTTCGGCCGCGGCGGCGAGGAGGCGCTCGCGCTGGAAGAGGCGGGCATCCCCTATGAAGTCGTGCCCGGCCTCACCGCCGGGACGGCCGTGCCCGCCGCGGCGGCCATCCCCGTCACGCACCGGGGCGTGTCCGGCGCGGTGACCTTCGCCACCGCCTACCGCGGCGGCAGCGCGCCGGACTGGGACTTCCTCGCGAAGGCCCAGACGCTGGTCCTCTACATGGCGGGGAGCCGGCTGGAGGAGACGGCGCGCGCGCTGATGGGCGCGGGGCGCGCCGCGTCCACCCCGGCCGCGGTGGTGGAGGCGGGCACCTGGGAACATCAACGGGTGGTGGAGGCCCCGCTGGGCCGCATCGCCCAGGCGGTGGCGCGCGACGGGCTGGGCTCACCGTCGCTGCTCATCGTGGGCGAAGTCGTCTCCCTGCGCTCGCGCCTGCCGTCGCTGGTGGCGCAGGGCACCCCGGAACACGGACACGCGCCAGCGCGCGTGGCGGAGGGCGGTCATGAGTGA
- a CDS encoding phosphoadenylyl-sulfate reductase produces the protein MPPPLPHVSTLLAEAAEVKSAPAQDILTWAERRFGARAAIASSFGVEDLVLIDLARQHAPSLRLFTLDTGRLPPETYELMDVVRKRYGVTVETYFPERERVEALESTKGYFSFRQSLEARKECCAIRKVEPLARALAGREAWVTGLRREQSVTRTDVATVEVDGAHGLLKLNPLATWSSKDIWAYVRANGVPYNALHDRGYPSIGCAPCTRAVKPYEDERAGRWWWESAENRECGLHPVR, from the coding sequence ATGCCGCCCCCGCTGCCCCACGTATCCACCCTGCTGGCCGAAGCCGCCGAGGTGAAGTCCGCCCCCGCCCAGGACATCCTCACCTGGGCCGAACGCCGCTTCGGCGCGCGCGCCGCCATTGCCTCCAGCTTCGGCGTGGAGGACCTGGTCCTCATCGACCTGGCGCGCCAGCACGCGCCCAGCCTGCGCCTCTTCACGCTCGACACCGGCCGCCTGCCACCAGAGACGTACGAGCTCATGGACGTGGTGCGCAAGCGCTACGGCGTCACCGTGGAGACGTACTTCCCGGAGCGCGAGCGCGTGGAGGCGCTGGAGTCCACGAAGGGCTACTTCTCCTTCCGCCAGAGCCTGGAGGCGCGCAAGGAGTGCTGCGCCATCCGCAAGGTGGAGCCGCTGGCACGCGCGCTGGCCGGCCGCGAGGCGTGGGTGACGGGACTGCGCCGCGAGCAGTCCGTCACCCGCACCGACGTGGCGACGGTGGAGGTGGACGGCGCGCACGGGCTGCTCAAGCTCAACCCGCTGGCCACGTGGAGCAGCAAGGACATCTGGGCCTACGTCCGGGCGAACGGCGTGCCCTACAACGCGCTCCATGACCGCGGGTACCCGTCCATCGGCTGCGCGCCCTGCACGCGCGCGGTGAAGCCCTACGAGGACGAACGCGCGGGCCGCTGGTGGTGGGAGTCCGCGGAGAACCGCGAGTGCGGCCTCCACCCGGTCCGATGA
- the msrB gene encoding peptide-methionine (R)-S-oxide reductase MsrB: MVDKLILSDDEWRKRLSPQEYEVLRRHGTERPGSGCFLGTKTPGTYVCAGCGNPLFKAGTKFESGTGWPSFTQPVAADAVSEIQDVSHGMIRTEVRCARCDGHLGHVFPDGPPPTGLRYCMNSVSMKHVPEGQPVELVKA, encoded by the coding sequence ATGGTCGACAAGCTCATCCTCAGCGACGACGAGTGGCGCAAGCGCCTGAGCCCCCAGGAGTATGAGGTCCTCCGCCGCCACGGCACCGAGCGTCCGGGCTCCGGGTGCTTCCTGGGCACGAAGACGCCGGGCACCTACGTGTGCGCGGGCTGCGGCAATCCGCTGTTCAAGGCGGGCACGAAGTTCGAGTCCGGCACGGGCTGGCCGTCCTTCACCCAGCCGGTGGCGGCCGACGCGGTGTCGGAGATTCAGGACGTCTCACACGGGATGATTCGCACCGAGGTCCGCTGCGCGCGCTGCGACGGGCACCTGGGCCACGTCTTCCCCGACGGCCCGCCGCCCACCGGCCTGCGATACTGCATGAACTCGGTGTCCATGAAGCACGTCCCCGAAGGCCAGCCCGTGGAGCTGGTGAAGGCGTAG